The following proteins come from a genomic window of Bactrocera dorsalis isolate Fly_Bdor chromosome 6, ASM2337382v1, whole genome shotgun sequence:
- the LOC105229006 gene encoding uncharacterized protein LOC105229006 isoform X2, producing the protein MFKKLSYNLVCAPRVEPSLIVVLSPSSGGHADIIPKLDAIQTRLTAIEKSLTDKMAEKAEVQAQSNLLRECRVIAAKTHHSISRITGDLEDEYYVELASKLPMSSEEHVRFVGDKLSQKESTDAIMRLILK; encoded by the exons atgtttaaaaaactatCTTACAACCTCGTTTGCGCTCCTCGAGTAGAACCATCACTAATTGTGGTACTGTCACCATCTTCTGGCGGTCATGCAG ataTAATCCCGAAGCTGGATGCCATTCAAACCCGCCTCACTGCCATTGAAAAGTCCCTAACGGACAAA atgGCAGAAAAGGCCGAGGTGCAGGCACAAAGTAATTTATTGCGCGAATGCCGCGTCATAGCGGCAAAGACGCATCATTCAATTAGCCGCATCACCGGTGACTTGGAGGACGAGTATTACGTGGAGCTCGCTTCGAAACTGCCCATGTCATCGGAAGAGCACGTGCGCTTCGTGGGAGACAAACTTTCACAAAAGGAAAGCACGGATGCTAta ATGCGGCTAATATTGAAGTAA
- the LOC125779739 gene encoding uncharacterized protein LOC125779739, translating into MSSAKIRDSALNAIKRYLQSSKVDALSVDTELITTYLQLLEEQWIRFCVAQQEVELTCGDENVSMEEQARIKDEIDNIISAEIPDQTIDQELFEVVTKHMIHGPCGVLNMNSPCMIDGKCSKRYPRALTSDTITGNDGYPLYRRRSTEDNGKSVMMNIRHQEIIVDNRWVVPYSPLLSKIFQSHITLEYCNSVKSIKYICKYVNKGSDMAVFEVPDADNRNDEITRYQMGRCVSSNEAIWQNGQRVYFTTENIQQRAAQPPATTLTAFFRLCETDTFARSLLYTDVPQYYTWNTSSKEFQRRKQGTAVDGHPGIYSTDALGRMYTIHPNNAECFYLRLLLVNVQAPRSFEDLKIVDGHLCETYREACHLLHLLENDSHWESTLQDACVSSLPQQIRMLFSIIISTCMPSNPLELWNKYQDYMTEDILIRMRRRSNNPDLMITLEMYNEALIIIEDMCLKIAHKALSQLSMISPDRPMHDLMDQELQREQQFNCDELIEFVQSNIDKLNDQQNYVYQTILQGVSDNTGGLYFLDALGGTGKTFIITLILAAIRSQKKIALALASSGIAAILLDGGRTAHSALKLPLNMQVSETPTCNISRNSAMGKVLKQVAIILWDECTMANKKSLEALDRTMKDLRGNQQLFGGALILLSGDFRQTLPVLPR; encoded by the exons atgTCTTCGGCTAAAATTCGCGACTCCGCGCTAAACGCTATCAAACGCTATTTGCAATCTAGCAAAGTGGATGCTCTGTCGGTAGACACTGAGCTAATAACTACTTACCTTCAATTGTTGGAGGAGCAATGGATTCGGTTTTGCGTAGCACAACAAGAGGTGGAACTCACATGTGGTGACGAGAACGTTTCCATGGAGGAGCAGGCACGCATAAAAG ATGAAATTGATAATATCATATCAGCCGAGATACCAGATCAAACAATTgatcaagaattatttgaagtCGTCACAAAACATATGATTCATGGCCCATGTGGCGTACTAAATATGAAttcaccatgcatgattgatGGCAAATGCTCAAAGCGTTATCCCAGAGCATTGACTTCCGACACAATAACAGGCAATGATGGATACCCGTTGTATCGACGACGGTCTACTGAAGATAACGGTAAATCAGTAATGATGAACATACGTCATCAAGAAATCATCGTCGATAACCGCTGGGTTGTGCCATATTCACCACTtctgtcaaaaatatttcagtctCACATTACCCTTGAGTATTGTAATTCCGTCAAGTCAATCAAATACATTTGCAAGTATGTGAATAAAGGAAGTGATATGGCTGTCTTTGAAGTACCTGATGCTGACAATAGGAACGATGAAATTACTCGATATCAAATGGGCCGATGCGTTAGCAGCAATGAAGCAATTTGGCAAAATGGTCAACGTGTTTATTTTACGACTGAAAATATACAGCAGAGAGCAGCACAGCCACCAGCGACTACTTTAACTGCTTTTTTTCGACTTTGTGAAACCGATACATTTGCCAGAAGTTTGCTATATACTGATGTACCTCAGTATTACACATGGAATACATCATCAAAAGAATTCCAACGACGTAAACAGGGTACAGCAGTTGATGGTCACCCAGGTATATATTCAACAGATGCTTTGGGCAGAATGTATACGATTCATCCCAACAACGcggaatgtttttatttgcgattgCTATTGGTGAACGTTCAAGCACCAAGATCGTTCGAAGATTTGAAAATAGTTGATGGTCATTTATGTGAGACGTATCGCGAGGCATGTCACCTACTGCATTTGTTGGAAAACGATTCACATTGGGAATCGACGCTTCAAGATGCATGTGTTTCATCTTTACCACAACAAATAAGAATGCTTTTCTCGATTATAATATCAACATGCATGCCATCGAATCCACTGGAATTATGGAACAAATATCAAGATTACATGACGGAAGATATTTTGATTCGGATGCGTCGTAGGTCAAATAATCCAGATTTGATGATTACCTTGGAAATGTACAATGAAGCATTAATAATCATTGAAGATATGTGTCTTAAAATTGCGCATAAAGCATTATCACAGTTATCTATGATTTCACCTGACCGTCCGATGCATGATTTGATGGATCAAGAATTGCAACGTGAACAACAATTCAATTGTGACGAATTGATTGAATTTGTGCAATCAAATATTGACAAATTAAATGATCAACAAAACTATGTATATCAAACAATTTTGCAAGGTGTTTCTGACAACACTGGCGGATTATATTTCTTGGACGCACTTGGTGGAACCGGAAAAACATTCATTATTACATTGATTCTGGCAGCTATTCGATCacagaaaaaaattgctttggcTCTTGCTTCTTCTGGAATTGCTGCCATTTTATTGGACGGAGGACGAACAGCACACTCTGCATTAAAATTGCCATTGAACATGCAAGTGAGTGAAACGCCGACatgcaatatttcaagaaattctgCAATGGGAAAAGTCTTGAAGCAAGTAGCGATTATTCTGTGGGATGAATGTACAATGGCCAACAAAAAATCGCTCGAAGCATTGGATCGAACTATGAAAGATTTACGCGGAAATCAACAGCTGTTTGGTGGTGCCTTGATATTGTTATCAGGTGATTTTCGACAAACATTGCCAGTTCTTCCTCGATAA
- the LOC125779738 gene encoding tigger transposable element-derived protein 4-like yields the protein MVAANMSGTEKKKLLIIGKSQKRRCFRSVKSLPVDYANNRKAWMTSELLEKWLRDWDRDLVKKKKKILLLVDNCPAHPNVTDLKSITLAFLPPNKTSVLQPMDQGIIRSLKPNFRKNLVLKMINCLDANENNSSTKITVLDAILMVNDAWNKMSQSTIRNCFKHAGFIESHDGLPIQISELEFDEENDIPLSLWSRKLNSDSLAAPEMWEDYVDVGSALLTSEEPTDENIVQNISAKKQLESDGEEEVEEEPLPTAEEALKAAELLSRFVHSNIENDNLTIAMSSIHNSIRDCFYNKMKKQKQTKITDYLQ from the coding sequence ATGGTAGCAGCTAATATGAGTGGCACAGAGAAAAAGAAATTGCTCATTATTGGAAAGTCACAAAAACGAAGATGTTTTAGAAGTGTCAAATCATTACCTGTCGATTATGCTAACAATCGTAAAGCTTGGATGACGTCAGAACTTCTTGAAAAATGGCTTCGTGATTGGGATCGTGATttggtgaagaagaagaaaaagattcTATTGCTGGTTGATAATTGCCCGGCGCATCCAAATGTTACTGATTTAAAGTCTATAACACTTGCTTTCCTTCCGCCGAATAAAACATCAGTACTACAGCCAATGGATCAGGGAATAATACGATCACTCAAACCGAATTTTAGGAAGAACCTTGTGCTCAAAATGATTAACTGTCTTGATGCTAATGAAAACAACTCTTCTACAAAAATAACGGTACTAGATGCAATTCTGATGGTTAATGATGCCTGGAATAAAATGTCACAAAGTACCATTCGTAACTGTTTCAAACATGCAGGATTCATTGAAAGCCACGACGGTTTACCTATTCAAATATCAGAACTTGAATTCGATGAAGAAAATGACATTCCTTTATCTTTGTGGTCACGAAAACTAAATTCAGATTCTTTAGCAGCACCGGAAATGTGGGAAGATTATGTTGACGTCGGTAGCGCTCTCCTCACATCCGAAGAACCCACCGATGAAAATATCGTACAGAACATTAGTGCTAAGAAACAACTCGAAAGTGATGGGGAAGAGGAAGTCGAGGAAGAACCATTACCTACCGCAGAAGAAGCATTAAAAGCTGCAGAATTATTATCAAGATTTGTTCACAGCAATATTGAAAATGATAATTTGACCATAGCTATGTCTTCTATACACAATAGTATTAGAGActgtttttacaataaaatgaaaaaacaaaagcagacaAAAATTACAGATTACTTACAGTAA
- the LOC105229006 gene encoding uncharacterized protein LOC105229006 isoform X1, with the protein MVDYFATWIFDSYLLSPPRDKMFKKLSYNLVCAPRVEPSLIVVLSPSSGGHADIIPKLDAIQTRLTAIEKSLTDKMAEKAEVQAQSNLLRECRVIAAKTHHSISRITGDLEDEYYVELASKLPMSSEEHVRFVGDKLSQKESTDAIMRLILK; encoded by the exons atggtAGAttac tttgCGACGTGGATATTTGATTCCTATCTGTTGAGCCCCCCTAGAG ataaaatgtttaaaaaactatCTTACAACCTCGTTTGCGCTCCTCGAGTAGAACCATCACTAATTGTGGTACTGTCACCATCTTCTGGCGGTCATGCAG ataTAATCCCGAAGCTGGATGCCATTCAAACCCGCCTCACTGCCATTGAAAAGTCCCTAACGGACAAA atgGCAGAAAAGGCCGAGGTGCAGGCACAAAGTAATTTATTGCGCGAATGCCGCGTCATAGCGGCAAAGACGCATCATTCAATTAGCCGCATCACCGGTGACTTGGAGGACGAGTATTACGTGGAGCTCGCTTCGAAACTGCCCATGTCATCGGAAGAGCACGTGCGCTTCGTGGGAGACAAACTTTCACAAAAGGAAAGCACGGATGCTAta ATGCGGCTAATATTGAAGTAA